The genomic stretch tgaaattttaaattcaaactGTCTATTTTTTATTCAAGGGTTATTGTTCTATCACGTGttccactactaataaaataataaatatttattattttattagtagtggaaCACGTGATAGAACAATAACCCTTGGATGAAAAATGAACGGCCTGAATATGAAATTtcataaactaaaattttcctAAGAATTTCAATAGATCCAAATCCCGGCCCATTAGTGCTAAAAGTTCATTAGTTGCAAATCAACAATCTAAATGAATGCAAATAAATGTAGTGTAAAAGATGACATTTATTTCAAGTCAAATAAATGTAGAATTAATGCAAATGTATGGTCAAGTTCCACATAAATAAGATTATGCTTTAAAAGTATTCATTGTGCATTTGgcatttatttaataaaaacttcTCAGGTTGGATGAACTCCTAATGACTCAACATGCCGATCACCTAATTGATCAAGTTGATCGTGACcgaaaacaaaaccaaaaaaaggagCAAAGCGAAAAGGCTAAGTAAATTAAATTCTCAACCAAAAAATTAgttggattaaatttatttcctttAAAACACTTATCATTTGAAGTCACTTGCAAGAAATCATTTCTtgactttttataaaaatataagtatTTATACCCTTATCTTAAAATGTCCCGTTGCACATTCAGCTTTATAAACCAACCGATTAACTTTTAGGTGCATTCAGCTTCCATGTTAACGCCAATGCTCTTATGTCTATTTTCTCTCATCACTTGGCCAAAATAGACATCCTTGCACACGCCCTtatcttataatttttatttttttgggtaaaattaatttaaccccctcaaactactattacaatgacaatctaccccccaaactatcaattgcgacaatttacctccaaaactaccaaaacaatgacaatgtacccccagtttttaaaaaatggcgacattacccttactaaaataaaaataaaaataaaaatactaaattttaatttttattcaaatttttaagggtatttctgtcttattgaaaattcgatagaggtaatttcgtcattttgctaacattgggggtacattgttttggtagtttggggagtaaattgtcacaattgatagtttgggaagtaaattgtcattgaagtggtaatttgagggggttaactagactttaccctattttttttcatctcttctCCTTTAACTCTTAGGACCATGTGTATGAGGGCTTTATCTTAATAATTGTCTCATCTCAAATTTCCCTTAATtgaaaaatttccttaaatgaAATATTCCTTGGATTCGTAAAtctctaaaaaaattgtttcaatgtAGAACCTTTAGCCAATTCTAATATCCACTGAGATTTGTCTTTGTGAAATCTTTATCTCAATAACAAAATGGTTTCATCTAaaactttaatttcaaaagttttgaaaGAGAAACCATTTTGTCTCATATCTAGAGCACTTTAAATAGCCTCATTAGATTTTTTAAAGTTGCATCACTTGTATGCATATAGAAATGCATTTCAacatgataatatatattttttaaagtacgAATAGTTCCTGCATCTTGGAATCGAGTTTAGTCTCCAAACGTACCAGACATTGCTCAAAAGGCGACGAGGAAGGTAAAGACATGATTGCCTTTGATACCAAGTTTTTACGAGCCTTAAAAATACATCCTGCATGATTTCCCTATGATTATCATAAAGAACAAGgataaaacatgtttttagaGGACTGGCAAGACCTCACAATAGCCCACTGCCAAACCAAACTTTATTCTCAGACTTTCCTTAAATAGAGTTTACAAACTGCCTTAGACTAGGATTTGGACTCATACTCTGCTTTGGACTCCAAAAGATGTGAGACATCTTGTAGATTGGGTGCCCCTTATTACTACATACGACTCCAACACCAATACTGACTAAAACTCAAGTACATACGACTCCAacacaaatataaatatatatgacaaaTTGATAGCCTTCTCACAATCTTTGTAACATATGGTTGATAAAGGCAGCAAATTTGTTGACTAAATCAATAGCCTTCTCACAATCTGGCTTCCTCAGGTGGAAAACATGGTCCTCTCCTTCATGCTCCACAACCTCAACATTTCCGACCCACCCACTCTTCTTTAATTCTTCGTAGTACCACCGACCCACGTCTCTTAAATGGTCATTTTGTGCAAAAAATATTAGTACCCTCTCGCACCCTAGCTTGCTCAGATCCTCTGCAGACGGTTTCAGCCTAGGATCCTCCAATCCACCATTCGTTGGACACATGTACAACCACATGTGATCATCCTCCGTACCACCGAAAAACGGGTGCACCAGAATCAACCCAACAACTTTCACGCCTGGTAACCCGAGTGTCCCAACCCGAACTGCCAAGGTATGAGAAATGTTCCCTCCTCCGCTGTCCCCACCAATGAAGACCCGGTCAAAATCAGCGTACTCATTCAACCATGGGTCCGGGCCGTTTCTGTTGGCATGAGATGCGACCCATTGAAGCCCCGCCCATGAGTCTTCGTAGCAAGCGGGTAGGGGCCGCTCCGGAAAAAGCCCGTACTCAACCGAGACGGCGATGGCGTTGGATTTAGCAGCTAATAAGCTGACCAGCTTGTGGAACACTGGAGAGAAGGCGGACTGAAAGCAGAAGCCACCACCATGGACGTAGAACAGCAGCGGGAGCTTCCGGGTCGGGTCATGGATCTTGGGTAGGAAAATGCGGGCGGATATAGCAGGTTCCGATGAAATCACCACGTCTTTGGATCTCACTCCGGTGATTTGGTCATCGGACGGAGGGATTTTGTGGGTGGAATGGAATTTTTCGATACGACCGTCTTTGTATACACGGAAGAAGCGGAAGTGATGGAGTAGTTGGTCGTTGAAAGAGTCCATGGGAGATGAATTATAATGGTTATAGTGAAATAGCGATGAAGGATAAGGCCTGGTTAACGTAAACAGAGAGGGAGACAAAGAACTGGCATTTGAGGTAGACGAGGAAGAAAGGGATCCGGTTCCCTGTTATTCTGTGTCCAAGTTGAGCGGAGGAAGAGTAGTTGCCCGCCGGGGGACTACCGAACAGGCACATAGCTTCCATGttagtttgactttttttaattttttaaagaaatcttcTATCACGATTCACGAGTTCACGGGCGGGGCGGGACATGCACATAGCTTCCATGttagtttgactttttttaattttttaaagaaatcttcTATCACGATTCACGAGTTCACGAGCGGGGCGGGACATGCACATAGCTTCCATGTTAgtttcacttttttaatttaagtttatttatttatttattttttaaagaaatcttcTATCACGAGTGTACAAGGGTGACTAATATTAGCTAATAATTtgctaatatttaattaaaattggagtAAAAGTACTAAAGAAACTTAGAATCTTTGGcattgataccatattaaattacatgTTATCCTAAAAACGTAagttaaaagcttaagctaataagaagagCTTTGTGCCAACATGTaagaaaatagtaataataaccgctaaccatataATCGTCAAATTAATAACCGCAATGGGataacaactatatatattccattGCTGATCCGACATCTATCAGTATGTCCAACCTCTGCAGGATGTTGAAGCAAAAAGTCTGAGAATAGAGGCACTTCTCAAGCATTGTAGGCTTGTAGACGAAGACTCTTTCCACCCTTCCATGGAAGTGACTCTTCACCCATTTGTGGAGGGCTTAGCCCACCAACAAGCATGTCGTCTGTTGGTCTTTCTCTAATGACCATCTCAGGCACTAGAATCCTGAAGCTCTAAACACCTCCTTCTGTAGATGGGTTTGATCCATAACCGTACTCTGCGTTACGTACAAAGGCTTGTGTTTTCAATAAATTTCAACACAAGTGGTATAAAAGATTGATAGTGCATAACAAATTTTAGTACTCACAAACATGACGTGggatcatgcatgcatgttggTCTAGAAAATATTGTATATGGCTCCAATTAATAGAAGTATTCATCGGTTATATAACAGAAAATCATGAGTTTATAGACCCTAAAAATGAGGTTAGAAAAGCCTAAAATACTAAAAGAAGCCTAAAAAGTTTATTATTTGAAAAGCGATTAGGGGTTAATAAACCGTTGGTTGTGGTTAACCGTTAATCGGCCTTTCCATTGTggttatttaaaaatgataatCGCCTAAAATAGTTGCGGTTGGAGTTAGGATGAAATAATCGCAATTACTTGTACACCCATAGCTTTcatgataattattaaatagaAAGAGTGAGACTCATAAGAAATAGAACAGgaggtttgaaggaaaaaaaaaaaaaaaatggaatatgaGGTCCAAATAGGGCAGTTGGATGGTTAGGTCAATTAGGCTACTGCAACTATCGCCCAAGGCTCTTAATTTAAAAGAGGACTAAAAAGAGttgtttatattaaatttataaaatgtgTGTCATGTTTCACCTACCCGCACGCATGCCATAGTTTTCAAATTCGATCGAACGAGCTTGTGTCTTGATAGGCCTATTGAACTCCCTCAAtgtgcattattattattatttttttttgtaacaaacatTCCATACCAAAAACAAACCAGAGACAAAATTACAAAGGAGAGGGAggtggatcttttccactacaGATAAGGATGGATGAGAGGGGGGAAAAAAGAGTGGGAATGCAGCCCGAGTAAACTCTTGCCGCAGCCCAATATGCCACATGATGGgcgcagaagtttgcacttctgttaACTTTCCTAGCTTCTCAAGAGGGAGAAGCTGggactaaaagaaaaaaaatcagagatagCTTTCTCAATTTGCCAATCCTGGGAAGAGGAGGGAAATTGCAAAGCTGAAATAACTAGTAAAGAGTCTCCCTCAAACGTAAATTTCTTGAGCTTTAGGGAGACTGTTAGAGAGGCTGCAAGAAGAGCTGCTAAAGCTTAACCAAAGCTGGGATCAGAGGGGGGACTGATTTGAGAGATGGCCTTAATAATTTTGCCATTCGAGTCCCTGCACACTACTGCTTGGGCTGAGAAATTGTCTCTAATGGCAGTGTCAAAGTTGATCTTAAAAGTGCCTGCTTCAGGAGGAGACCAGACTTCAGTAACTGGTGTAAGAGCCTTCCAAGCCGAAGCATGATCCAAAGAAGTTTTCTTAATAGTTTTGGCCAGAGATAACACATCCGGAATGACTCCTTCATGAAAAACTGTATTCCTGGAAAACCAAAGAAGGTCACACAATACTGCTGCAAAAACTTGGAAAAGGTGAGAATCAGTTAATGGGATTCCAAACGAAGTGTGAGGGCTGATAATGCCTTAAACCCAGCTGGAAAGACTTATAGAAGACCATGCAGAAGAATCCAAGGGCCAAAAGGAAGATCTCCAAGCTACCCTGGCAAAGATGCACTTAAAGAAGAGGTGAGGAAGAGAGTCTGTTTCTGTACGGCAAAGAAGACAAAGAGAACCTGAGAGGGAGATGGGGAAAATTCTATTCAACTTAGCTTTTTAGGGGACTATATCGCATGcaattttccaaagaaaaagtTTGAGTCTAGCATTGAGATTGAGTTTCCATAATTTCTTCCAAGTACTAGAGACAAGTGGAGAGGAGGCTAAACTAGTTCTGGGGCTATTGATTAACTTATAAGCAGAACTAGAAGAGAAGAGACCATTTGATGAAGGAGTCCAAATGAACTCAGAACTGGGGAGGGgatggattttaattttttgaatttcccTAACACTAACAGGGTCAAACAGG from Corylus avellana chromosome ca1, CavTom2PMs-1.0 encodes the following:
- the LOC132167808 gene encoding 2-hydroxyisoflavanone dehydratase-like codes for the protein MDSFNDQLLHHFRFFRVYKDGRIEKFHSTHKIPPSDDQITGVRSKDVVISSEPAISARIFLPKIHDPTRKLPLLFYVHGGGFCFQSAFSPVFHKLVSLLAAKSNAIAVSVEYGLFPERPLPACYEDSWAGLQWVASHANRNGPDPWLNEYADFDRVFIGGDSGGGNISHTLAVRVGTLGLPGVKVVGLILVHPFFGGTEDDHMWLYMCPTNGGLEDPRLKPSAEDLSKLGCERVLIFFAQNDHLRDVGRWYYEELKKSGWVGNVEVVEHEGEDHVFHLRKPDCEKAIDLVNKFAAFINHMLQRL